From a single Okeanomitos corallinicola TIOX110 genomic region:
- a CDS encoding alpha/beta hydrolase — translation MATIEIFGVPHSYELTAPTSCPHALVFIHGWLNSRGYWQPVISRLSDDFQCLSYDLRGFGKSQSRSKFQLEGTERVSQLKFINDTTTQVVNDSVDSLYSPSAYAKDLIALLETLNIGSVWLIGHSLGGTIALWTAAKLPECVKGVICINAGGGIYLKEAFEQFRATGQKFLQVRPRWLYQVPLIDLLFTKTSVLRPLARYWARQRVIDFVVADPEAALGTLLDSTTEDEVNRLPQLVSQVKQPVYFLAGADDKVMEPKYVRHLASFHRLFQYVGDNYIEIPDCGHLAMLEQPDAVADHIRSLVIGDW, via the coding sequence ATGGCAACAATAGAAATCTTTGGCGTTCCACACTCTTATGAGTTAACAGCCCCGACATCTTGCCCCCATGCTTTAGTATTCATTCACGGTTGGCTGAATAGCCGTGGATATTGGCAACCTGTTATTTCTCGTCTGTCAGATGATTTTCAGTGTCTTTCCTATGATTTAAGAGGCTTTGGTAAATCTCAGTCCCGCAGTAAATTCCAGTTGGAAGGAACAGAAAGAGTTTCACAACTAAAGTTCATCAATGACACTACCACTCAAGTAGTGAATGATTCTGTTGATTCTCTTTATTCTCCCTCTGCCTACGCTAAAGATTTAATAGCCCTTTTGGAAACATTGAATATTGGGAGCGTTTGGCTAATTGGCCATTCTTTAGGTGGCACTATTGCTTTATGGACTGCTGCCAAATTACCAGAGTGTGTCAAGGGTGTTATTTGTATTAATGCAGGTGGGGGAATTTATCTAAAAGAAGCTTTTGAGCAGTTTCGCGCTACTGGTCAAAAATTCCTACAAGTTAGACCACGTTGGCTTTATCAAGTGCCTCTCATTGATCTGCTGTTTACAAAAACTAGCGTTTTACGTCCTTTGGCTCGCTACTGGGCGCGTCAAAGAGTAATAGATTTTGTTGTTGCTGATCCAGAAGCTGCTTTGGGTACACTTTTAGACTCTACTACAGAAGACGAAGTGAACCGTTTACCACAGTTAGTATCACAAGTAAAACAACCAGTTTATTTTTTAGCTGGTGCTGATGATAAGGTGATGGAGCCTAAGTATGTACGCCATTTAGCCAGTTTTCATCGGCTTTTCCAATATGTTGGTGATAATTATATTGAAATTCCTGATTGTGGACATTTGGCAATGTTAGAACAACCTGATGCTGTAGCTGATCATATTCGATCATTGGTGATTGGTGATTGGTGA